The Dreissena polymorpha isolate Duluth1 chromosome 9, UMN_Dpol_1.0, whole genome shotgun sequence genome contains the following window.
TGGATTAGTAGGAGAGTACAAGGATTAAATATGGATTAGTAGAAGAGTACAAGGATTAAATATGGATGAGTAGGAGAGTACAAGGATTAAATATGGGTGAGTAGGAGAGTACAAGGATTAAATATGGATGAGTATGAGAGTACAAGTATTAAATATAGATTAGTAGCAGAGTACAAGGATTAAATATGGATGAGTAGGAGAGTACAAGGATAAAATATGGATTAGTAGGAGAGTACAAGGTTTAAATATGGATTAGTAGGAGAGTACAAGGATTAAATATGGATTAGTATGAGAGTAAAAGGATTAAATACGGATGAGTAGGAGAGTACAAGGATTAAATATGGATTAGTAGGAGAGTACAAGGATTAAATATGGATTAGTATGACGGTACAAGGATTAAATACGGATTAGTAGGAGAGTACTAGGATTAAATATGGATGGGTAGGAGAGTACAAGGATTGAATATGGGTGAGTAGGAGAGTACAAGGATGAAATAAGGGTTAGTAGGAGAGTACAAGGATTAAATATTGATTAGTAGGAGAGTACTAGGATTAAATATGGATGAGTAGGAGAGCACAAGGATTAAATATGGGTGAGTAGGAGAGTACAAGGATTAAATATGGATGAGTATGAGAGTACAAGGATTAAATATGGGTGAGTAGGTGAGTACAAGGAATTCATATGGATGAGTATGAGAGAGCAAGGATTAAATATGGGTGAGTATGAAAGTACAAGGACAAAATACGGATGAGTAGGAGAAAACAAGGATTAAATATGGGTGAGTCGGAGAATACTAAGACAAAATATGGGTGAGGATGAGAGTCCAGTGACACAATATGGGTGAGTTAAAGAGTACAAGGATTAAATATGGATGAGTAGGAGAGAACAAGCATTAAATATGGGTGAGTTTAAGAGTACAAGGATTAAATACAGGTGAGTAGGAGACTACAAGGATTAAATATGGATGAGTATGAGAGTACAAGGATTAAATACAGGTGAGTAGGAGAATACAAGGACAAAATATGGGTGAGTAGGGGAGTACAATGATTAAATATGGATGAGTAGGAAAGTACAAGTATTAAATATGGATGAGTAGGAGACTACAAGGATTAAATATGAATGAGTATGAGAATAAGTACAAGGATTAAATACGGATGAGTAGGAGAGTACAAGGATTAAATATGGATGAGTAGGAGACTACAAGGATTAAATATGGATTAGTATGACGGTACAAGGATTAAATACGGATGAGTAGGAGAGTACAAGGATTAAATATGGATGATTATGAGAGTACAAGGATTAAATTCAGATGAATAGGAGAGTACAAGGACTAAATATGGATGGGTAGGAGAGTACAAGGACAAAAATGGGTAAGCAGGAGAGTACAAGGACAAAAAAAGGGTGAGTACAAGAGTGCAAGGATTAAATATGGGTGAGTAGGAGAGTACAAGGATTAAATATGGATGAGTAGGAGAGTACATGGATTGAATATGGGTGAGCAGGAGAGTACAAGGACAAAATATGGGGGAGTATGAGAGTACAAGGATTAAATATGGGTGAGTATGAGAGAACAAGGACAAAATACGGGTGAGTCGAAGAGAACAAGTGTTAGAATTAAATATTGATGAGTACGAAAGTACAGGGACTAAATTTTTAGTGAGGACCAGAGTACAAGGACTACATGTATGTATGGGCGAGTCTtgagaacattaaaaaaaaatgttgtttaagcTGTAAATGTACACAAAAGCTGGCAAATAAGATTACTTACAAATCTGTActtaaaatttacatgtatgttgcTAGGTTACAGAGTATGACATTACAAAGGCTAAGACATTAAAAGAGGACCTTGAACACAGTCGATACGAGGTCGAGTCCCTCAAGATGCTCATGTATGGGAAAGACTACCTAGTGTCACAGAAGACAAAGGCCCTTGACCTATCTAAGGTGAGATGTGACCCTTGTGTATCAAAGAATTGCAAGAAACTCTGCTTTCAGTATTTACCTTTATATGAAGTCGCAGCCTTGCATATTATGAAAAAATTGTACCGAATAATGTGTATTATGAAAAAATTGAAAGGAATaagattttacattaaataaatttccaaacaaatatttgttttttgtttattttatacttgTAGTAATAAGATCTATCTTTAATTATGTTGGTGTACCAATGTGAAAAGGGTCACTTTAAAGAAACCCCACAAATAGTTGATAATTGAGTTTAATTCAATTCCAATTTTGTTAGTTATCACCAAACTTTGACTCGCTTCTGTTCTACTCAAGCACTTAATCCTGTCTAATATCATTTCCATCAGATGTTAGGTTGCTTTCTTTTTTTCTCCTTGTGTATGTAACCTTTACAATTTCGACATTACTCATGACAGTAACTTCctcattaaaatatgtaaatgtactttttaaaaaaaacaaaaatatatttttcaacttTAACAGTTATTTCACGCTTTTGACAGTTCTGAGGAAATGTAGTCTACtctaaatgtgtgtgtgtgtttaggaGATCATCAGTGTGTTGAATGACTCCCTGGACCCTGACCAGGTGCAGCGTGTACAGCAGCTGTTGGGCCGCTTCAGTGGAGCTGACACACCCCGCACATATATCTCCAGGTACACTCCCCACACATATCTCAAGGTACACGCCCCACACATATCTCTCAAGGTACACGCCCCACACATATCTCTCAAGGTACACGCCCCACACATATCTCTCAAGGTACACGACCCACACATATCTCACAAGGTACACGCCCCACACGTATCTCTCAAGGTACACCCCCGGCACATATCTCTCAAGGTATATGCCCCACACATATCTTTCCAGGTACATGCCATGCACATATCTCTCCAGGTACATGCCCCGCACATATCTCTCCGGGTACATGCCCCGCACATATCTCTCCAGGTACATGCCTCACACATATCTCTCCAGGTACATGCCCGCACATATCACTCCAGGTACACGCCCCGCACATATCTCTCAAGGTACCTCATTATAAGCATGCACAGACCCTTCTCATGTATTTGGCATTTTTTTATGCCAACAATAAgctatacattatatattttggTTATTCATAGTGAAATTCGAGTGATAACAGTTTTCTTGTTTGAAAGTCCCAGTTGTTTAAACATTTAGATTGCTGAGCATGTTTGTTATATACTCCGCAGGTCAACAGCTGTTTCCACTCCAACTGATGCAGAGTTCCGTTCTGGGTCAGCGCCCCCAGGCAAATATCGCAGCATCACCCCTGCCCCTGGGCACACCCGTGACATCAATGTCAACCATCGCCCCTACACTACGGAGACAGAAGGTGTTGTCAATGGTAGCCATAGCAACCATCATGGCAACCACAGAACATTCCAGCAAGTGTCTGATAGTGAAAGTGTGGCCAATAAACACAAAAGACCTGTGTCTGCCTTTGCTCCTTCCAGTAAAAAGACTGCCATCGTACATAGGACCTCTTCGTACAGGGAGGCTCATAAAGTGTACACACAACCGTTACCAAGGAAACCATTTGATTATGACCGTGTTGAAAGTCCGCGGAATAATCACACACAAAATTCTAAACACTCGAGTGCAAAAAACCGCCCACCTGTAGAAATTATTAAAATCAGTGTGGAAGACGCTGCAAATACAAGTGATAAGTCTTCACCTAGTGATGCAACTGACGGGCCTCATTCCAGACTGAATTCCGCGGCAACTGACATGGACTCAGTGTCATCGTCAGGGTCTGATATAGAGGAAGATCTGAGCCTTGAGTCTGAGGATGTGCTACGAAGTCTTACTGCCATGGAAAAGGACGAGGTCCTGGCCGAGATCGTCAATGTTGGAGATCGAGTATTGATCAGCTGTCCACAGAAACCGCCACGATATGGGAAAAAAAGAGGTACAATTGAGTTGAGCCCTATGATGATAgcacaatttggaaaaaaagtgtTAAATTAAGTTGAAACTATGCTTTCTAGTGTGGCCTTTTTTGCCAATTTGATACAGATGGCTTTTGTAAtagtaattttatttaaagaacctACATCCTAAATGCGTGTTTGGGTTAAAGAGTGTAAAGGCAGTATTTTACATTCACTACAgctatttatgtatgaaattatTCAAATCAAAGTCAGTAAATGTAGCTTTTtctataataaaaatgataagaAAGCTTTAAGTTATTGAGCATCATATATTTGACTAGGATCTCTGGATGATATAATATTAATGCACTCTGGACTTGTATTCTATATTTGCAGTTTTGAAGCCCATCAACTATACAGGTATAGTGAAGTTTCTTGGCAAACTGAGTCCAGAGAAGCATGATGCCCGTGTACATGTAGGCGTCAGAATGGATGAACCAGGTACGGAGAATCAGCTGCACGCTGTTAAACTATTGGgcttcgctctgggaaaatggggtttaatgcatgtgcgtaaagggtcttccctaattagcctgtgcagacgcctgtgcagtctgcacagactaatcaaggacgaaactttccacttcAACTGAATTTTTGcaaagaggagacttccttttaacaaaaataccttaaaagtgTAGAGTGGCATTCCTGATTGACCTGTGCCATGTTATCCCTGATCTCTGAGGTTAATCTGGGGCCATGTTATCCCTGATCTCtgaggttaatctgggacaattttacgcacatgcattaacccccccccccccccccccccccccccccctccccccattttcacagagcaaatcTTAATTGCAATGCaccaaatacaaattattttatgtaaatcatgGTGAAACTAGaatgtgtaagtaaaatgttaGTTATAGCACTTTTAGTCTGTGGCTTATTCTCACTGGtgtatgaaataaaaaatgtttttgtatgatactTTAAAGCGTTCTCATACTGCTCAGtaatttgaaaatgtatcataatgtaaacattttccaaaatttaaatttttgaaaaaatatgttctttCGTTACATTTTAAACTTGCAGTACAAATTGTAAACTTATTAAGTGATACATAGTCAACTGGCTGTGTTTAAGACTGACACATTtgattaataattatttcttttcaTTAGAAATGTGGGGCTTcagaaaatgtatttaatcaGCTCTATTctgttcgtgtgtgtgtgtgtgtacacaCTTTGTATGTCTCGCATGATCATTTGGCATTTCAGTTGGAGACACAGACGGAATGTACAAAGGGAAAAGACTCATGTACACGCCTGCTGACCAAGGAAAGTTCTACAAATTAAGGGACATAACTTCTGTCCTTAATTTTAAGGTAACATATTAAGTAAGATGAAAAACCTGtgcatattttattatacattttatactttgtatattttattacattttattctAATAAAGTCTGTTTTGGAAAATTTTCACAAACTGTTCccagtataaataaataaaaaaaacaaccttaaaTCACTGATTATTTCAGTTATAGATCTACTGTGATGTTGCTTTTTCCAATATATTTATCTGAGGGCAGAGATTATACAAATGCTTGCAAAATGCAATTTCAGGGTAAAAAGATGGCAAAACTGAAAAACCTGAAAGTTTTAGCTTGGGGCCGCCAGGATCCCCGGTGGGTCCAGGGCAAAGCCCTGGTTGGGGCCCAGGGGGCCAAAGGCCCTCGGAAGCTCCGAGacttagcaaaataacaaataaaaaaatagctaAGAAATTAACACAAATCTTAAAAATCACACCTGTTTTGCAAGTTCATTTTATAAAGGAgagttaatatatttattttttttagtaagaAACCAAAAATTTCAATCAACAATGAACATATACAGTTTCTCAActagttccggataatcagcagttccgattaatttgtttttaattttccataatgccaaaataaaaacaaaaatgattagtGTCTACGGTATACATTGGGTAAAGGAGTAAATTAACcaatttttagcaagaaagcttttgtattatgcttaaaggggggataaatgcagcaaaaagttaaccggaactgattgaatgagttatgttttgaaatgtgcatatgaatatagaaggctttattattttcaaataagctttttgctgattgaaaacaaatgccatgacaatgttttgaaatacttattctgtaagttgaatgatttttaatacttTGCCGAAAGGTGAACTTTAAtttgctatttttgacaaaaaaatgcatatgccgtttggcctaacctgttatcaaacaacattaattttaccctttatttttacatctcacattgacactaaattccaaaagaaattattgtggtcaaaagaattaaagTTTTTTGCCAGGTGATTCTAAACTTGTTGACTGACTGTACCAGGCAATACATTTTTTCAGCCATTCGCCAAATTTAACTCCACGTTCATAAACTTCAGCCAACCACTCCCGTCGCCATTTATTCTTGACGTCCGATTCAAGCAACTTTGTACTCGAATTCGGCTTAAGgaacttcaatttttttttattcgttTTACGTTGAAAAGcaactatttttagctcatctattttttgaaaaaaaattatgagctattgtcatcaccttggcgtcggcgttggcgttggcgttggcgttggcgttggcgttggcgtcggcgtccggttaagttttgcgtttaggtccactttctcagaaagtatcaatgctattgcattcaaacttggtacacttacttactatcatgaggggactaggcaggcaaagttagataactctggcgtgcattttgacagaattatgtgccctttttatacttaaaaaattgcaaattttggttaagttttgcgtttagttccacttttctcagtaagtatcaatgctattgcattcaaacttggtacacttacttactatcatgaagggactgggcaggcaaagttagataactctggcatgcattttgacagaattatgtgccctttttatacttagaaaattgacaattttggttaagttttgtgtttaggtccattttattccttaagcatcaaagctattgctttcatacttgcaacacttactaactatcataaggggactgtgcaggcaaagtaatgtaactctgactggcattttgacagaattatgtgccctttttatacttagaaaattgaaaatttgattaagttttgtgtttaggtccactttattcctacagtatcaaagctattgctttcatacttgcaagatttatgaactatcataaggggacggtgcaggcaaagttatgtaactctgactggcatttggacggaattatgggccctttatacttagaaaattgaaaatttggttaagatttatgttttggtcactttacccctaaagtatcatagatattgctttcatacttggaacactcacaaactatcataagggtacagtaaaaggacaagttgcataactctggttgtcattgttacggaattatggcccttttttgacttagtaacttttaatatatggttaaattttgtgtttcgatccactcgaagtatcaaggctattgctttcaaacttcaaatacttacatgctatcatgaggttactgtacctggcaacttgaattttactttgacctttgaatgaccttgactctcaaggtcaaattattaaattttgctaaaattgccataacttctttatttatgattagatttgattgatactttgatgaaactactcttacctgacataccacaatagacttcacccaaaccatcccccgtgccctcccccccctccccccctccccccccccccctaattttttttttttttttttttttttttataagatcatctcacaaatgaccaccacaccctcacactataccccccacccccaccccccccacccccccccctcccaaattttttttttgatttttttttttttttttttttttttttaagatcatctcacaaattatcaccacaccctcacactataccccccccccccccccgatttttttatttttttatttttttttcgcttttttggaagataatgtaataaatgtccacaaccccacactatacacccctcttcactccactcctccctcctttgtgattgaaaatgagagtcccttcacctttaaaaagaaaatagatgagcggtctgcacccgcaaggcggtgctcttgtttattatggcGCTCTTTGACGTAAATGATATGACAATGTCGCAAACGCTTGCCTCCCTTTATTTTTCACGCGGATAACAATGTAAAAAACGATGACTCTTTCGGGCACCtgcttttgttaatttaccaaaattgTAGCTCATTCACCGAAACACGTTCTTCTTTTTTAGTTCCgtgtttttgtttgcttgttAAACGTTTCGTGTTGCTTGGACAATGCGAGGGGGGTCATCCCCTCCCCTACCCTCACCCTAAATTATCTCATGGAATTTACATGAATTACGAAAACGACCTTTTGGTGCCCTGAAAAACCCGGCAGAAACAGGAAGACTTTTAACCCTGCAATTTTATTACAAACTGCAACACTAATACacaatttaaagatttttttataaaaattaatgtaatacttgttttaaattattttcagacTGGACGTTACATTCCACTCAAGCGTCTCATAGTGCACCATGTACACAAGCAGATCAAAGCTGACCTGAAACCAGAACATTGATGGAGTGCAGTCTTGTAGACTTGATGCTGTATAACCTGAGCATAACTTAAGTTCCTTAGGATTATAACAGTGCTGCTGGTAGTTGCATTGCAGGAATCTCAGCAAGATTTcttgttattgaaataaaacaggAAAATAAAAAGCAGAGAAAACATTTGACAGTGCTCTCTTGTTAAAATACAAGTCATTTCTTAAAATCAAATTCCTACACACACTTAATATTCTGAAGTTAATTGTTAAATGTTTGCTTTgtagtcaaaatattttattattttgccatTATCAAAATACaggataaaaatattttcaagaaaaattttaatttaatatttcgaTTAAAGTTTGACTTAGGATTTCCCGTTGGATAAAAACATGTCCAACACACAATACTATGAATATTTGGTACAATCTTATTGGGATGAAAAAAACTGAACAATGTTTCCTTTTAGACAGAATAGAAAGCGTGTGTCTGTTATAAGGGTTTTATGATGTcacattcaaaatgtgtattcttTGATAGGTTCCAAATTACatcaaatacaaattaatatagTGGTGTCATTTTTGTGTATGATTTTGAGATATTTTGTAGAATTTTCAAATGGAAGGGATCCATtgacatttattgtttttgtaatattgacTACTAGCATATGGCAACCAAACTGGACCAATACATGGGCATTTTGCATTTTTGTCATAAAATTGACACATCCTTTCACATGTGCTTTTAAATGTCATGAAATCTGTGACATTTTGTGCAACGACCTGATAATACATGTAGTCTTTTGTTCATTTATTTGACAATTTGTACGTGAATTCTTAACCTTATGAGTCAAACACTGTAGAATTACGTATAGCAAAAGTTCTGTTGTTTATACAACTGTACTAATAAATTGTGTGAAATTAAGAAGACCTAAATGTTGGATAAATCATAAGGTCTTTTAATAGAGCACATATGTCATGTGAATACTAGCCATAGCTTACATCAAAAGATTAACAAAATGGCAatgaaaaaaagatttaaaaaattgACGATGGAATATCACATCATTCAACTACCTTAGAGAgccaatatgtttttttaatgttacacCTGTACATGTGTGCTACTTTTTTTTCTCTTCTTGAACATTTATTGTAACACAAAATGCATTTATAGTCTTATAGTGGATTTGTTTGTACAACAATTGTCTAGTTCTAACAAGATTTTGCTAAGTTCAATAACTGCGCTTCAAACTATATATAGATcatcaaatgtgtcttgttctgagaaaattgggcttaatgcatgtgcgtaaagtgtcgtcctagattatagcctgtgcggaccagggacgaccctttccgcttttatggtattttttgtttaaaggaagtctcttctacatgaaagtccagttaaggcggaaagagtcatccctgattagcctgtgcagactgcacaggctaatgtgggacgacactttacgcacatgcatcaagcccaatgttctcagaacacaactcaaataAGCAAACAATCATGCTGGTTCGTGTTTTATCTGTGATATTCATTATTAGCTAGATATCCTTTTTGGTATGTTGATTTTGTTATTATGAAGTATAAACTTGTTTGAGAGCTTTTTTGTTATCATAAAAATGCACATGGTATTAGCTGATAATTAAACTTAACCCATTATCACTAAGatacattttttaacatgttttttgtcCTTTAATAagtaaaatttcattaagacttttttagctcacctgattgctcaggtgagcttttgtgaccggtctttgtccgtcgtccgtccgtccgtccacatttgtttttaaacactccaaaggccacatttatttccgatcttcatgaaacttggtcagaagaattgtcccaatgatatctcgaccgagttcgaaactgggtcatgctgggtcaaaaactaggtcactaggtcaaaaacaaaacaaaacttgtaaacactgtagaagtcacatttcatgcccaatcttcatgtaactttgtcaaaatgtttgccttaatgatatgttggttgagttcaaaaaatgttccggtccgttgaaaaacatggccgccagtgggcgggtcagtttttcttatttggctatggagaaaccttgtaaacactttagaagtcacaatttttgcccaatcatcatgaaagttggt
Protein-coding sequences here:
- the LOC127846360 gene encoding uncharacterized protein LOC127846360 isoform X1; translated protein: MNQTDHHKDVGRNKNSLKNPHVGPSASTKAKVSGKQKGPNSKDKPEPIVVTEEINHTQDPYKKDPSPHGKNEDHDSRNRDHKSREQNDQRDHHNGDKDHHKPVGAWDHHGDHHGDHHSYSLHHAYGFHDLLEPTELELLEKEKAELKSRVAELEEFQDKYEHEKKENQILQNRLQDLMTGQTDATRNLMRTSEALDRLHLDHKKKVEQLEKMQVDVKFKEDRIRNLEIRASEVEKAELILESTKQNLEYALNQVKVRDDEIKRLNKDVDDCNRQIDVLKKTIEDMHEKMEDMKIQVRHEIMKNENIEKNLETIPRLKDTIQEQQDEIAELKKHIEEKNALLAGARKTVREYKDKIRVTEYDITKAKTLKEDLEHSRYEVESLKMLMYGKDYLVSQKTKALDLSKEIISVLNDSLDPDQVQRVQQLLGRFSGADTPRTYISRSTAVSTPTDAEFRSGSAPPGKYRSITPAPGHTRDINVNHRPYTTETEGVVNGSHSNHHGNHRTFQQVSDSESVANKHKRPVSAFAPSSKKTAIVHRTSSYREAHKVYTQPLPRKPFDYDRVESPRNNHTQNSKHSSAKNRPPVEIIKISVEDAANTSDKSSPSDATDGPHSRLNSAATDMDSVSSSGSDIEEDLSLESEDVLRSLTAMEKDEVLAEIVNVGDRVLISCPQKPPRYGKKRVLKPINYTGIVKFLGKLSPEKHDARVHVGVRMDEPVGDTDGMYKGKRLMYTPADQGKFYKLRDITSVLNFKTGRYIPLKRLIVHHVHKQIKADLKPEH
- the LOC127846360 gene encoding uncharacterized protein LOC127846360 isoform X7, which translates into the protein MDQLWKYKLLLIKEKEKAELKSRVAELEEFQDKYEHEKKENQILQNRLQDLMTGQTDATRNLMRTSEALDRLHLDHKKKVEQLEKMQVDVKFKEDRIRNLEIRASEVEKAELILESTKQNLEYALNQVKVRDDEIKRLNKDVDDCNRQIDVLKKTIEDMHEKMEDMKIQVRHEIMKNENIEKNLETIPRLKDTIQEQQDEIAELKKHIEEKNALLAGARKTVREYKDKIRVTEYDITKAKTLKEDLEHSRYEVESLKMLMYGKDYLVSQKTKALDLSKEIISVLNDSLDPDQVQRVQQLLGRFSGADTPRTYISRSTAVSTPTDAEFRSGSAPPGKYRSITPAPGHTRDINVNHRPYTTETEGVVNGSHSNHHGNHRTFQQVSDSESVANKHKRPVSAFAPSSKKTAIVHRTSSYREAHKVYTQPLPRKPFDYDRVESPRNNHTQNSKHSSAKNRPPVEIIKISVEDAANTSDKSSPSDATDGPHSRLNSAATDMDSVSSSGSDIEEDLSLESEDVLRSLTAMEKDEVLAEIVNVGDRVLISCPQKPPRYGKKRVLKPINYTGIVKFLGKLSPEKHDARVHVGVRMDEPVGDTDGMYKGKRLMYTPADQGKFYKLRDITSVLNFKTGRYIPLKRLIVHHVHKQIKADLKPEH
- the LOC127846360 gene encoding uncharacterized protein LOC127846360 isoform X6, giving the protein MEGQDQKMSILKNAGSVYVRTRWGSVCNIYKEKEKAELKSRVAELEEFQDKYEHEKKENQILQNRLQDLMTGQTDATRNLMRTSEALDRLHLDHKKKVEQLEKMQVDVKFKEDRIRNLEIRASEVEKAELILESTKQNLEYALNQVKVRDDEIKRLNKDVDDCNRQIDVLKKTIEDMHEKMEDMKIQVRHEIMKNENIEKNLETIPRLKDTIQEQQDEIAELKKHIEEKNALLAGARKTVREYKDKIRVTEYDITKAKTLKEDLEHSRYEVESLKMLMYGKDYLVSQKTKALDLSKEIISVLNDSLDPDQVQRVQQLLGRFSGADTPRTYISRSTAVSTPTDAEFRSGSAPPGKYRSITPAPGHTRDINVNHRPYTTETEGVVNGSHSNHHGNHRTFQQVSDSESVANKHKRPVSAFAPSSKKTAIVHRTSSYREAHKVYTQPLPRKPFDYDRVESPRNNHTQNSKHSSAKNRPPVEIIKISVEDAANTSDKSSPSDATDGPHSRLNSAATDMDSVSSSGSDIEEDLSLESEDVLRSLTAMEKDEVLAEIVNVGDRVLISCPQKPPRYGKKRVLKPINYTGIVKFLGKLSPEKHDARVHVGVRMDEPVGDTDGMYKGKRLMYTPADQGKFYKLRDITSVLNFKTGRYIPLKRLIVHHVHKQIKADLKPEH
- the LOC127846360 gene encoding uncharacterized protein LOC127846360 isoform X8, which produces MTGQTDATRNLMRTSEALDRLHLDHKKKVEQLEKMQVDVKFKEDRIRNLEIRASEVEKAELILESTKQNLEYALNQVKVRDDEIKRLNKDVDDCNRQIDVLKKTIEDMHEKMEDMKIQVRHEIMKNENIEKNLETIPRLKDTIQEQQDEIAELKKHIEEKNALLAGARKTVREYKDKIRVTEYDITKAKTLKEDLEHSRYEVESLKMLMYGKDYLVSQKTKALDLSKEIISVLNDSLDPDQVQRVQQLLGRFSGADTPRTYISRSTAVSTPTDAEFRSGSAPPGKYRSITPAPGHTRDINVNHRPYTTETEGVVNGSHSNHHGNHRTFQQVSDSESVANKHKRPVSAFAPSSKKTAIVHRTSSYREAHKVYTQPLPRKPFDYDRVESPRNNHTQNSKHSSAKNRPPVEIIKISVEDAANTSDKSSPSDATDGPHSRLNSAATDMDSVSSSGSDIEEDLSLESEDVLRSLTAMEKDEVLAEIVNVGDRVLISCPQKPPRYGKKRVLKPINYTGIVKFLGKLSPEKHDARVHVGVRMDEPVGDTDGMYKGKRLMYTPADQGKFYKLRDITSVLNFKTGRYIPLKRLIVHHVHKQIKADLKPEH
- the LOC127846360 gene encoding uncharacterized protein LOC127846360 isoform X5, coding for MNEQWKKVVSVVTSERPITARKRYGSQSSLDKNFSKYVENLEADLELWEKEKAELKSRVAELEEFQDKYEHEKKENQILQNRLQDLMTGQTDATRNLMRTSEALDRLHLDHKKKVEQLEKMQVDVKFKEDRIRNLEIRASEVEKAELILESTKQNLEYALNQVKVRDDEIKRLNKDVDDCNRQIDVLKKTIEDMHEKMEDMKIQVRHEIMKNENIEKNLETIPRLKDTIQEQQDEIAELKKHIEEKNALLAGARKTVREYKDKIRVTEYDITKAKTLKEDLEHSRYEVESLKMLMYGKDYLVSQKTKALDLSKEIISVLNDSLDPDQVQRVQQLLGRFSGADTPRTYISRSTAVSTPTDAEFRSGSAPPGKYRSITPAPGHTRDINVNHRPYTTETEGVVNGSHSNHHGNHRTFQQVSDSESVANKHKRPVSAFAPSSKKTAIVHRTSSYREAHKVYTQPLPRKPFDYDRVESPRNNHTQNSKHSSAKNRPPVEIIKISVEDAANTSDKSSPSDATDGPHSRLNSAATDMDSVSSSGSDIEEDLSLESEDVLRSLTAMEKDEVLAEIVNVGDRVLISCPQKPPRYGKKRVLKPINYTGIVKFLGKLSPEKHDARVHVGVRMDEPVGDTDGMYKGKRLMYTPADQGKFYKLRDITSVLNFKTGRYIPLKRLIVHHVHKQIKADLKPEH
- the LOC127846360 gene encoding uncharacterized protein LOC127846360 isoform X2 — its product is MGDRGSRDSMKQNSSQKARPKLIARIDATNSGNGSPYRRAQKLLVCKPKYERTDSSNTLPGSPKPSREPIKMSFAMIAKQALENKKISDREKEKAELKSRVAELEEFQDKYEHEKKENQILQNRLQDLMTGQTDATRNLMRTSEALDRLHLDHKKKVEQLEKMQVDVKFKEDRIRNLEIRASEVEKAELILESTKQNLEYALNQVKVRDDEIKRLNKDVDDCNRQIDVLKKTIEDMHEKMEDMKIQVRHEIMKNENIEKNLETIPRLKDTIQEQQDEIAELKKHIEEKNALLAGARKTVREYKDKIRVTEYDITKAKTLKEDLEHSRYEVESLKMLMYGKDYLVSQKTKALDLSKEIISVLNDSLDPDQVQRVQQLLGRFSGADTPRTYISRSTAVSTPTDAEFRSGSAPPGKYRSITPAPGHTRDINVNHRPYTTETEGVVNGSHSNHHGNHRTFQQVSDSESVANKHKRPVSAFAPSSKKTAIVHRTSSYREAHKVYTQPLPRKPFDYDRVESPRNNHTQNSKHSSAKNRPPVEIIKISVEDAANTSDKSSPSDATDGPHSRLNSAATDMDSVSSSGSDIEEDLSLESEDVLRSLTAMEKDEVLAEIVNVGDRVLISCPQKPPRYGKKRVLKPINYTGIVKFLGKLSPEKHDARVHVGVRMDEPVGDTDGMYKGKRLMYTPADQGKFYKLRDITSVLNFKTGRYIPLKRLIVHHVHKQIKADLKPEH